The following coding sequences lie in one Maribacter forsetii DSM 18668 genomic window:
- a CDS encoding DUF4097 family beta strand repeat-containing protein, translating into MKTLLYKYTWLLMLAFTTVATANNTSFDGKHTREKTIKKEFNVNANALLKIDNSYGNLNITSWNENRVVIEVHIKTNGNNEDKVQKKLDEISVDFEASSERVSAETIFNKSSNGWGWSWGNNNNVNMQINYTIKVPVKNNVDLSNDYGNIILDRIDGHARISCDYGRLELGELRGRNNKLNFDYTSKSTIGYINSAEIRADYSGFTIDKAGNLAINADYTDANIGTMDDLEYTSNYGNMDVSELKDIDGNGDYITVKLGVVHGDVSIRADYGSVRINELAADAGNVEIRTDYTGIKIGYNSEYHFDFDISTSYSGVSGKDDFTINISTEKSSDKHYEGFYGSKGSGNRMTLSSDYGGISFTKK; encoded by the coding sequence ATGAAAACTTTACTATATAAATACACTTGGCTATTAATGCTAGCCTTCACAACAGTCGCTACTGCCAATAACACCTCTTTTGACGGTAAGCATACAAGAGAGAAAACCATAAAAAAAGAGTTCAACGTTAACGCCAACGCATTGCTCAAAATAGATAACTCTTATGGAAATTTAAATATTACTTCATGGAACGAGAATAGGGTCGTTATTGAAGTTCATATTAAAACCAACGGAAACAACGAAGATAAGGTTCAGAAAAAATTGGATGAAATATCTGTTGACTTTGAAGCTAGTAGCGAACGCGTATCTGCAGAAACTATTTTCAACAAAAGTAGTAATGGCTGGGGATGGAGCTGGGGAAATAACAACAATGTTAATATGCAGATCAACTACACCATTAAAGTGCCGGTTAAAAACAATGTTGACCTTAGTAATGACTATGGTAATATAATATTAGATAGAATAGATGGTCATGCCAGAATTAGTTGTGACTACGGTAGACTAGAATTAGGAGAGCTTAGAGGGCGCAACAATAAATTAAATTTCGATTATACTTCTAAATCTACAATAGGCTATATCAACAGTGCCGAAATTAGAGCTGACTACTCTGGTTTTACTATTGACAAAGCCGGAAACCTTGCTATAAATGCCGATTATACAGACGCCAACATTGGTACTATGGATGATTTGGAATACACCAGTAATTATGGAAATATGGATGTTTCTGAATTAAAAGATATAGATGGTAACGGCGACTATATAACCGTAAAACTAGGTGTTGTTCATGGTGATGTATCCATCCGTGCCGACTATGGTTCTGTACGTATCAACGAACTAGCGGCGGATGCCGGTAACGTAGAAATAAGAACGGACTATACAGGAATCAAAATTGGGTACAACAGCGAATATCATTTTGATTTTGACATATCTACTAGTTATTCTGGAGTTAGTGGAAAAGACGATTTTACTATTAACATCAGTACTGAAAAATCTTCCGATAAACATTACGAAGGTTTTTATGGCTCTAAAGGAAGTGGTAATAGAATGACATTGTCTAGTGATTATGGTGGGATAAGTTTTACAAAAAAATAA
- a CDS encoding head GIN domain-containing protein, with translation MKKLSVLLCAGFISLSCSAQWGKTIKGNGNNVTIERNTGDYDGVAVSGWFDVDLVSGNEGEITLKGEENLLEYIITEVKDGKLVIKTEKGVNLKSSNWKSGIHITIPVESISHVAMSGSGDIVGKTKIKADKFSTAMSGSGDITLDIDSNLISASMSGSGDISLSGKTTDFEATISGSGDIEAYDLEADNVDATVSGSADIRVTANKSLKARVSGSGDISYRGNPEKVNTKTSGSGDISKG, from the coding sequence ATGAAAAAATTAAGTGTATTACTATGTGCGGGATTCATATCTCTTTCCTGTTCAGCACAATGGGGAAAGACCATTAAAGGAAATGGAAACAATGTTACTATTGAAAGAAACACCGGTGATTATGACGGTGTAGCCGTATCTGGCTGGTTCGATGTTGACTTGGTTTCTGGCAACGAAGGAGAAATTACCTTAAAAGGAGAAGAAAATCTATTGGAATATATTATTACCGAAGTAAAGGACGGCAAATTGGTCATTAAAACAGAAAAAGGCGTTAACTTAAAATCAAGTAATTGGAAATCTGGAATTCATATTACAATACCAGTAGAATCAATTAGCCACGTTGCCATGTCTGGTTCTGGTGATATCGTTGGTAAGACAAAAATCAAAGCCGATAAATTCAGTACCGCAATGTCAGGATCAGGAGATATTACTTTAGATATAGATTCTAATTTAATTTCAGCCTCAATGTCTGGATCTGGAGATATTTCTTTAAGTGGTAAAACCACAGACTTTGAAGCTACTATTTCTGGCAGTGGCGATATTGAGGCATACGATCTTGAAGCTGACAATGTAGACGCTACGGTATCTGGCTCTGCAGATATACGGGTTACCGCAAACAAATCTTTAAAAGCGAGGGTTTCTGGTTCCGGTGATATTTCTTATAGAGGTAATCCTGAAAAGGTAAATACCAAAACCTCTGGTTCTGGAGACATTTCCAAAGGGTAA
- a CDS encoding MFS transporter: MGKTIVAKGSKKLLNAWAFYDWANSVYSLVISSAVFPIFYGALFRVAGIEKVTVFGGDIARAPLISYTTSLAFVFIAIVTPLVSGIADYLGNKKMFMKFFCYLGGLSCIGLYWFSLENIYIGLACYFFGLVGFWVSFAINNSYLPDVAFPRQQDAISAKGFTLGYVGSVILLIFNLAMVMKPDFFGITTDEAGAAEIKAMKYSFVTVGIWWILFAQYSFYYLPKGYKKEGKRTNIVLNGFKELQLVWHQLGEQVKLKRYLGAFFVYSMAVQTVMLIATYFGEEEIAWGTDSERTTGLIVSILVIQIVAILGATITARASEKYGNIKTLIVVNALWVCICVYAYFVITPTDFYIAAGCVGLVMGGIQALSRSTYSKFLPQTTDTTSFFSFYDVAEKIGIIIGTFLYGIIAQRTGSMRSSIIFLGIFFLIGMFLLTRVKETKKPL; encoded by the coding sequence ATGGGAAAAACTATAGTTGCAAAAGGAAGTAAAAAATTATTGAACGCATGGGCCTTTTATGACTGGGCAAATTCAGTGTATAGTTTAGTAATTTCCTCGGCAGTTTTTCCAATATTTTATGGTGCACTTTTTAGAGTTGCCGGCATTGAAAAAGTAACCGTTTTTGGCGGTGATATCGCCCGTGCTCCTTTAATAAGTTATACTACTTCTTTGGCATTTGTTTTTATAGCGATCGTCACACCCTTAGTGTCTGGTATTGCAGATTATCTCGGTAATAAAAAAATGTTCATGAAATTTTTTTGCTACTTAGGAGGACTCTCATGTATTGGTTTATACTGGTTTTCTTTAGAAAATATATACATAGGCTTAGCGTGCTATTTCTTCGGACTGGTGGGATTTTGGGTCAGTTTTGCTATCAATAATTCATATTTACCCGATGTAGCTTTTCCGAGACAACAAGATGCGATTAGTGCCAAAGGCTTTACCTTAGGATATGTAGGTAGTGTAATTTTGCTCATTTTTAACTTGGCAATGGTAATGAAACCAGACTTTTTTGGTATCACTACAGATGAAGCTGGTGCTGCAGAAATAAAGGCAATGAAATATTCATTTGTAACTGTAGGTATCTGGTGGATACTTTTTGCACAATACAGCTTTTACTATCTGCCAAAAGGGTATAAGAAAGAGGGAAAAAGAACCAATATTGTTTTAAATGGATTCAAAGAGCTTCAGCTAGTATGGCATCAACTTGGAGAGCAGGTAAAGCTTAAAAGATATCTAGGTGCCTTTTTTGTATATAGTATGGCCGTGCAGACTGTAATGCTAATCGCTACATACTTTGGAGAAGAAGAAATTGCATGGGGTACAGATTCTGAACGTACAACAGGTTTGATAGTAAGTATATTGGTAATACAAATCGTAGCAATACTAGGTGCAACGATAACGGCACGAGCATCAGAAAAATATGGAAACATTAAAACATTAATAGTTGTCAATGCCCTTTGGGTATGCATTTGTGTATATGCCTATTTTGTTATTACACCGACAGATTTCTATATTGCCGCCGGTTGCGTAGGTTTGGTTATGGGAGGTATACAGGCACTGTCAAGATCTACGTATTCAAAATTTTTACCGCAGACTACAGACACCACTTCATTCTTCAGTTTTTATGATGTAGCTGAAAAAATAGGGATAATTATTGGTACTTTTCTTTATGGAATAATAGCGCAAAGAACAGGTAGCATGAGAAGTTCAATTATATTCTTAGGTATATTCTTCTTAATTGGAATGTTCTTGCTTACCAGGGTTAAAGAAACAAAAAAGCCCCTTTAA
- a CDS encoding M48 family metallopeptidase — MRKLVLILFVFIGVSACKVNPFTGQKTLNFYPNSQVFPSAFAQYDQFLTENKVVTGTADAQMITRVGQRISSAAERWLTANGHPGYLADYKWEYNLVNDETVNAWCMPGGKIVFYTGILPITQTETGVAVVMGHEVAHALADHGAQRMSAGTLQQVGAVAGNVAIKNQQTLGLFNQAYGVGTQYLGMLPFSRSHETEADRIGLQIMAIAGYDPYEAAELWKRMKANSGGEAPPEFMSTHPSNDTRINNLTAWAPDAEAEAAKFGVTSFK; from the coding sequence ATGAGAAAATTAGTATTAATACTATTCGTCTTTATTGGCGTTTCTGCTTGTAAGGTCAACCCCTTTACAGGTCAAAAAACCTTGAACTTTTATCCAAATAGTCAGGTGTTTCCATCAGCATTTGCGCAATATGATCAATTTTTAACCGAAAATAAGGTGGTGACTGGGACAGCAGATGCTCAAATGATAACAAGAGTTGGTCAGCGTATCTCTAGTGCTGCAGAGCGTTGGTTGACAGCAAACGGACATCCGGGTTATTTGGCAGATTATAAATGGGAATATAATTTGGTGAATGATGAAACTGTAAATGCATGGTGTATGCCAGGGGGTAAAATCGTTTTTTACACAGGTATATTGCCTATTACACAAACGGAAACGGGTGTTGCCGTGGTAATGGGTCATGAAGTAGCACATGCTTTAGCTGATCATGGAGCACAACGTATGAGTGCTGGTACTTTGCAACAAGTAGGTGCAGTTGCAGGTAATGTGGCAATCAAAAATCAACAAACTTTAGGGTTGTTCAATCAGGCTTATGGTGTAGGAACACAGTATTTAGGTATGTTGCCATTTAGTAGAAGCCACGAAACGGAAGCAGATAGAATAGGCTTACAGATTATGGCCATCGCAGGTTATGATCCTTACGAAGCTGCGGAATTGTGGAAAAGAATGAAAGCTAACAGTGGAGGAGAGGCACCGCCAGAATTTATGAGTACGCACCCTTCTAATGACACAAGAATTAATAACTTAACAGCTTGGGCTCCAGATGCGGAAGCAGAAGCTGCTAAATTTGGTGTAACCAGTTTCAAGTAA
- a CDS encoding glycoside hydrolase family 31 protein, with product MITNTELEYKGNLYPNHIVEFSQDSDKLYFTTDNGVVLQITILRGSIIRFRYATNYNFEPDFSYAIDPDATMGYSKLEVVENDTEYIISTARLSVLVDKMTLRTQISDLDGNIICEDELGFHWEENYEYGGNTVKLSKITQSGESFYGMGDKAMHSNLKGKRVENWVTDQFAFAKEQDPLYKAIPFYVGLNKGKAYGIYFDNSFRTGFDFSQERRNITSFWADGGEMNYYFIFGPDMPKVVSSYSSLTGTPELPPMWALGFHQSKWSYYPESNVKDITGEFRRLQIPCDAIYLDIDYMDGFRCFTWDKEHFPDPKRMISELEEDGFKTVVMIDPGIKVDRDYWIYNEALENDYFCKRGDGPLMHGKVWPGECNFPDFTNPAVREWWAELYKEFMSELGVHAVWNDMNEPAVMEVPTKTAPLDTRHDYDGHPCTHRKAHNVYGMQMVRATYEGVKKYVYPKRPFVITRAAFAGTQRYSSTWTGDNVATWEHLWIANVQVQRMCLSGYSFVGSDIGGFAEQPDGELFARWIQLGIFHPFCRVHSSGDHGDQEPWSFGTEITDIVRKFVNLRYQLLPYLYTMFYKYTKENIPMIQSLVFFDQEDNQTHFRTDEFIFGEKILVCPIQEPNAQGRRMYIPRGDWYDFWTNEHVEGGKEKWVAAEIDMLPIFVKAGSIIPKYPIQQYVGEKKIEELVLEVYYVEGTEASEVYEDADNGYDYKKGRYSLSNYKLTGKDNSLTIQLFKDGTYDTEYSKMKLNFHGLPFEIEKVMIDNEEVLLHTISANDNHDLLIDKNFTLLHLSGKQ from the coding sequence ATGATTACAAATACAGAGCTTGAGTATAAAGGTAATTTATACCCAAACCATATCGTTGAATTTTCACAAGACTCAGATAAATTATACTTCACTACAGACAACGGTGTTGTTTTACAGATAACCATATTAAGAGGTAGTATTATTCGTTTTAGATATGCTACAAATTATAATTTTGAACCAGATTTCTCATATGCTATAGACCCAGATGCTACAATGGGGTATAGTAAGCTAGAAGTTGTAGAGAATGACACGGAGTATATTATATCTACTGCAAGACTGAGTGTTTTGGTAGATAAGATGACCTTAAGAACCCAGATTTCTGATTTAGATGGTAATATCATCTGTGAAGATGAACTAGGTTTTCATTGGGAAGAGAATTATGAGTACGGTGGTAATACCGTAAAATTGAGCAAAATAACCCAATCAGGAGAAAGTTTTTATGGTATGGGTGATAAGGCCATGCATAGTAACCTAAAGGGTAAAAGAGTAGAGAATTGGGTAACCGATCAATTTGCATTTGCAAAAGAGCAAGACCCACTTTATAAGGCAATACCATTTTATGTGGGCTTGAATAAGGGTAAAGCTTACGGTATTTATTTTGATAACAGTTTTAGAACAGGTTTCGATTTTTCTCAGGAAAGAAGAAATATAACTAGCTTTTGGGCAGATGGTGGTGAAATGAATTATTACTTCATTTTTGGACCGGATATGCCCAAGGTAGTAAGTTCATATTCTAGTCTTACCGGTACACCAGAGTTACCGCCAATGTGGGCATTAGGTTTTCATCAATCTAAATGGAGTTATTATCCAGAAAGTAATGTAAAGGATATTACAGGTGAGTTTAGAAGATTGCAAATACCTTGCGATGCCATCTATTTAGATATAGATTATATGGATGGTTTTAGATGTTTTACTTGGGATAAAGAACATTTTCCTGATCCAAAGAGAATGATTTCTGAACTGGAAGAAGACGGCTTTAAGACTGTAGTGATGATTGATCCGGGTATAAAAGTGGATCGTGATTATTGGATATATAATGAAGCATTAGAAAATGATTATTTCTGTAAAAGGGGAGATGGTCCTTTAATGCATGGTAAGGTGTGGCCTGGGGAATGTAATTTTCCAGATTTTACAAATCCAGCCGTGCGTGAGTGGTGGGCAGAATTATATAAAGAGTTTATGTCAGAATTAGGTGTTCATGCCGTTTGGAATGATATGAATGAACCGGCAGTAATGGAAGTCCCCACAAAAACGGCACCTTTAGATACGCGTCATGACTATGACGGTCACCCCTGTACACACCGTAAAGCACATAATGTTTACGGTATGCAAATGGTTAGGGCAACCTATGAAGGCGTTAAAAAATATGTTTATCCTAAAAGACCATTTGTAATAACAAGAGCCGCTTTTGCCGGTACACAAAGATATTCTTCTACTTGGACAGGAGATAACGTTGCTACTTGGGAGCATTTATGGATAGCCAACGTACAGGTACAGCGTATGTGTTTAAGTGGATATTCTTTTGTAGGTTCGGATATTGGCGGATTTGCCGAACAACCAGATGGCGAATTATTTGCGAGATGGATACAGTTGGGTATTTTTCATCCGTTTTGTAGAGTACATTCAAGTGGCGATCATGGTGATCAAGAACCATGGTCATTTGGTACAGAGATTACAGATATCGTTAGAAAATTTGTAAATCTACGATATCAATTGTTGCCGTATTTATATACTATGTTTTATAAATACACAAAAGAGAACATACCAATGATCCAGTCTTTGGTGTTCTTTGATCAAGAAGATAATCAAACCCATTTTAGAACGGATGAGTTTATATTTGGAGAAAAAATATTAGTTTGTCCTATACAAGAACCTAATGCGCAAGGGCGAAGAATGTACATTCCTAGAGGAGATTGGTATGACTTTTGGACTAACGAACATGTAGAAGGAGGAAAAGAGAAGTGGGTAGCGGCAGAGATAGATATGCTTCCTATTTTTGTAAAAGCCGGATCTATAATTCCTAAATACCCCATTCAACAATATGTGGGAGAAAAGAAGATAGAAGAATTAGTTTTAGAAGTGTATTATGTTGAAGGTACTGAAGCTTCAGAGGTATATGAGGATGCAGACAATGGTTATGATTATAAAAAAGGACGATATTCTTTAAGTAATTATAAGTTGACCGGAAAAGATAATTCGTTGACTATACAGTTATTCAAAGATGGTACTTATGACACGGAGTATTCTAAAATGAAGCTTAATTTTCATGGTCTTCCGTTTGAGATTGAAAAGGTGATGATAGATAATGAAGAGGTGTTATTGCATACCATATCAGCCAATGATAATCACGATTTGCTAATAGACAAAAATTTTACGCTATTGCATTTATCCGGAAAACAATAA
- the glgB gene encoding 1,4-alpha-glucan branching protein GlgB — MPNVQVHSLFTDFDIDLFKGGKHYRLYEKLGSHLVEVDGIAGTYFAVWAPSAKSVSVVGNFNSWNVEEHQLNVRWDSSGIWEGFIPNIGKGEIYKYKIQSNNNDIWTEKADPFARYCEHPPNTASIIWTAEHNWKDDAWMGYRKDKNGLDKPYSVYEVHLGSWKKNAENKFLTYKEFAIDLVNYVKEMGYTHVEFMPVMEYPYDPSWGYQLTGYFAPTSRFGSPEEFKFLVDAFHQNDIGVILDWVPSHFPEDAHGLGFFDGSNLYEHPDRRKGYHTDWKSLIFNYGRNEVRAFLISNAIFWLDQFHVDGLRVDAVASMLYLDYSREDGEWEPNIYGNNENLEAMSFIRELNEAVYSNFEGVQTIAEESTAFTGVSKPVEHGGLGFGMKWMMGWMHDTLQFFQKEPIYRKHHQNDLTFSMTYAFTEHFMLPFSHDEVVYGKQSLVYRMPGDEWQRFANLRLLFGYMFTHPGTKLMFMGGEFGQTAEWNFEQSLDWHLLQYDGHKGIQDFVKDLNHLYKSSPALYEKQFSPEGFQWIDYGDHENSVLTYVRKGHDEKNDLIIACNFTPVPRENYRIGNPKKEKLTEVLNSDDAKYGGGGNVNGKVKSSTKASHGFKKSIEITIPPLGIVILK; from the coding sequence ATGCCCAACGTTCAAGTTCACTCACTTTTTACTGATTTTGATATTGATCTTTTTAAAGGAGGTAAGCATTATCGACTTTATGAAAAATTGGGGTCACATTTGGTAGAAGTAGATGGAATAGCCGGTACTTACTTTGCTGTATGGGCCCCGTCCGCAAAATCTGTATCTGTTGTTGGTAATTTCAATTCGTGGAACGTAGAGGAACACCAGTTAAATGTTAGATGGGATTCTAGCGGTATTTGGGAAGGATTTATACCTAATATTGGAAAAGGTGAAATCTATAAATATAAGATACAGTCTAATAACAATGATATTTGGACAGAGAAAGCAGACCCTTTTGCAAGATATTGTGAGCACCCACCAAATACAGCATCTATAATTTGGACTGCCGAGCATAATTGGAAAGATGATGCTTGGATGGGGTATAGAAAAGATAAAAACGGGTTGGACAAACCTTATTCCGTTTATGAAGTGCATTTAGGGTCATGGAAGAAAAATGCCGAAAATAAGTTTTTGACCTATAAAGAGTTTGCAATAGACCTTGTAAATTATGTAAAGGAAATGGGGTATACCCATGTTGAGTTTATGCCTGTTATGGAGTATCCTTATGATCCATCTTGGGGCTATCAACTTACTGGTTATTTCGCACCAACATCAAGATTTGGTTCTCCAGAAGAATTCAAGTTTTTGGTAGATGCCTTTCATCAAAATGATATAGGAGTAATTTTGGATTGGGTACCTTCTCATTTTCCAGAAGATGCGCATGGACTAGGTTTTTTTGATGGTTCAAATTTATATGAGCACCCAGATAGAAGAAAAGGTTATCATACAGATTGGAAAAGTTTGATCTTCAACTATGGTAGAAATGAGGTTAGAGCTTTTCTTATAAGTAATGCCATTTTTTGGTTAGATCAGTTTCATGTAGACGGTCTACGTGTAGACGCTGTGGCTTCTATGCTGTATTTAGATTATTCTAGGGAAGATGGAGAATGGGAGCCAAATATTTATGGTAACAACGAGAATTTAGAGGCGATGTCATTTATACGTGAATTGAATGAGGCTGTATATTCTAATTTTGAAGGTGTGCAGACCATTGCTGAAGAATCTACTGCTTTTACGGGTGTGTCTAAGCCAGTGGAACACGGAGGATTGGGTTTTGGTATGAAGTGGATGATGGGTTGGATGCATGATACGCTGCAATTCTTTCAAAAAGAACCCATTTATAGAAAACACCACCAAAACGATTTAACCTTTAGTATGACCTATGCGTTTACCGAGCATTTTATGTTGCCTTTTTCTCATGATGAGGTAGTTTATGGTAAACAGTCATTAGTATATAGAATGCCAGGAGACGAATGGCAACGTTTTGCGAATCTAAGATTGTTGTTTGGGTATATGTTTACACACCCGGGTACCAAATTAATGTTCATGGGGGGTGAATTCGGTCAAACGGCAGAATGGAATTTTGAACAAAGTTTAGACTGGCATTTATTGCAGTATGATGGTCATAAAGGAATTCAAGATTTTGTAAAGGACTTAAACCATTTATATAAAAGCTCACCGGCATTGTATGAAAAGCAATTTAGTCCAGAAGGTTTTCAATGGATAGATTACGGCGATCACGAAAATTCTGTATTGACTTATGTACGCAAAGGTCATGATGAAAAGAACGATTTAATTATAGCGTGTAATTTCACCCCTGTGCCAAGAGAAAATTATAGAATAGGAAACCCTAAAAAGGAAAAATTAACAGAGGTGTTAAATAGTGATGATGCCAAATATGGTGGTGGCGGTAATGTCAACGGCAAAGTAAAATCATCTACTAAAGCATCTCATGGTTTTAAAAAGTCTATAGAAATTACTATTCCGCCTTTAGGTATTGTAATACTGAAATAA
- a CDS encoding collagen-like triple helix repeat-containing protein translates to MRKLNLFIGALAALFIISCEGPQGPQGFDGFDGERGPAGQDGVDAIQAQVFELEGVNFTYDATDNLYDYLITFSDFTSFETLKEDVVLIYRYDGPVEFGDGAVEDSWGLLPQNYFFDEGIIQYVFSHTLFDAQVFIDGNFDLSTLSTDFTDNQILRVVIIPGEIASTGKLDTSNINSVMAHLGVTEQEIQKVTLQ, encoded by the coding sequence ATGAGAAAACTAAATTTATTTATTGGAGCACTTGCAGCTTTATTTATTATATCATGTGAAGGACCACAGGGACCACAAGGATTTGATGGGTTTGATGGCGAAAGAGGACCTGCCGGTCAAGATGGCGTAGATGCAATTCAGGCGCAGGTATTTGAATTGGAAGGTGTTAATTTCACGTATGATGCTACAGATAATCTTTATGATTATTTAATTACATTTTCAGATTTCACCAGTTTTGAGACTTTAAAAGAAGATGTGGTTTTAATATATCGATACGATGGACCAGTGGAATTTGGTGACGGAGCTGTTGAAGATTCATGGGGACTATTACCTCAAAATTATTTTTTTGATGAAGGCATAATACAATATGTATTTTCACATACTTTGTTCGACGCACAAGTTTTCATAGATGGCAATTTTGATTTAAGTACTTTAAGTACAGATTTTACAGATAATCAAATTTTACGTGTAGTTATTATTCCGGGAGAAATTGCATCCACAGGCAAATTAGACACTTCAAACATTAATTCTGTAATGGCACATTTAGGTGTTACGGAACAAGAAATACAGAAAGTAACATTACAATAA
- the msrB gene encoding peptide-methionine (R)-S-oxide reductase MsrB: protein MKINIAIALLVLFVSCKGTSQEKEMATSTKTSAKKEFAVQKTNSEWKKELTDSEYYVLREAATENPFTSELLKNKEKGTYVCAACATPLFKSYTKFDSGTGWPSFYEEIEGNVAYDVDYKIGYKRTEEHCATCGGHLGHVFEDGPNPTGLRHCINGVALNFVPAE from the coding sequence ATGAAAATAAATATCGCAATTGCACTACTTGTACTTTTTGTGAGCTGTAAAGGTACTTCGCAAGAAAAAGAGATGGCAACCTCAACAAAAACGAGTGCCAAGAAAGAATTTGCTGTACAAAAAACAAATAGCGAATGGAAGAAAGAGTTGACAGATTCTGAATATTACGTACTTCGTGAAGCTGCTACTGAGAACCCATTTACCAGCGAGCTTTTAAAAAATAAAGAAAAAGGGACCTACGTTTGTGCCGCCTGTGCCACTCCCCTATTTAAAAGCTATACAAAATTCGATTCTGGTACGGGATGGCCAAGCTTCTATGAAGAGATTGAAGGCAACGTAGCCTATGATGTGGATTACAAAATTGGTTACAAGAGAACCGAAGAACATTGCGCCACTTGTGGAGGTCATTTAGGTCATGTTTTTGAAGACGGACCAAATCCCACAGGTTTACGTCATTGCATAAATGGTGTGGCTTTAAATTTTGTTCCTGCAGAATAA
- the lpdA gene encoding dihydrolipoyl dehydrogenase has product MSTFDIIVLGSGPGGYVTAIRAAQLGFKTAIIEKESLGGVCLNWGCIPTKALLKSAQVFEYLKHAEDYGLKIKGADKDFDAVVKRSRGVADGMSKGVQFLMKKNKIEVIKGYGTLKAGKKVSVKAEDGSTTEYSANNIIIATGARSRELPSLPQDGKKIIGYRQAMTLDKQPKKMIVVGSGAIGIEFAYFYNSMGTEVTVVEYLPNIVPVEDEDVSKQLERSFKKAGVKIMTSAEVTSVDTSGSGVKATVKTAKGEKVLEADIVLSAVGIKTNIENIGLEDVGIATDRDKILVNDYYQTNIPGYFAIGDVTPGPALAHVASAEGILCVEKLAEMHVEPLDYGNIPGCTYCSPEIASVGLTEKQAREKGIEIKVGKFPFSASGKAKAAGAYEGFVKVIYDAKYGEWLGCHMIGAGVTDMIAEAVLGRKLETTGHEVLKAIHPHPTMSEAVMEATAAAYDEVIHL; this is encoded by the coding sequence ATGAGCACTTTCGATATTATCGTTTTAGGTAGTGGTCCTGGCGGATATGTTACCGCAATTAGGGCTGCACAATTAGGCTTTAAGACTGCCATTATTGAAAAAGAAAGTTTAGGCGGCGTTTGCTTAAATTGGGGTTGTATACCTACCAAAGCTTTGTTGAAATCTGCACAAGTATTTGAATACTTGAAACATGCAGAAGATTACGGTTTAAAAATTAAAGGTGCCGATAAAGATTTTGATGCGGTTGTAAAAAGAAGTCGTGGCGTTGCTGACGGAATGAGCAAAGGTGTTCAATTCTTAATGAAGAAGAATAAAATTGAAGTAATTAAAGGTTACGGTACTTTAAAGGCTGGAAAAAAAGTTTCTGTTAAGGCTGAAGATGGTTCTACTACTGAATACAGTGCTAACAATATAATTATAGCTACTGGCGCTAGAAGTCGTGAACTTCCTAGCTTACCACAAGATGGTAAGAAAATTATTGGGTACAGACAGGCAATGACCTTAGACAAGCAACCAAAGAAAATGATTGTTGTTGGTAGTGGAGCTATTGGTATTGAATTCGCTTACTTCTACAACTCTATGGGGACCGAAGTTACCGTTGTTGAATATTTACCGAACATTGTACCAGTTGAAGATGAAGATGTATCTAAACAATTAGAAAGAAGCTTCAAAAAAGCGGGAGTTAAGATTATGACATCTGCTGAAGTTACTTCTGTAGACACTTCTGGTAGTGGTGTAAAAGCTACGGTAAAAACAGCAAAAGGAGAAAAAGTTCTTGAAGCTGATATCGTATTATCTGCTGTTGGTATTAAAACCAATATTGAAAATATTGGTTTGGAAGATGTTGGTATTGCTACCGATAGAGATAAGATTTTGGTAAATGATTATTACCAAACAAACATACCAGGATATTTTGCCATAGGTGATGTTACACCAGGACCTGCACTTGCACACGTGGCATCTGCAGAAGGTATTTTATGTGTTGAAAAATTAGCGGAAATGCACGTTGAACCATTAGATTATGGTAACATACCAGGTTGTACTTACTGTTCTCCTGAAATTGCTTCCGTTGGTTTAACCGAAAAGCAAGCTAGAGAAAAAGGTATTGAAATTAAAGTAGGTAAGTTTCCTTTCTCTGCAAGTGGTAAGGCAAAAGCTGCCGGTGCTTATGAAGGATTCGTTAAAGTAATTTATGATGCCAAGTACGGCGAATGGCTAGGTTGCCATATGATCGGTGCAGGTGTTACAGATATGATTGCCGAAGCGGTTCTAGGCCGTAAACTTGAAACTACAGGACACGAAGTACTAAAAGCTATTCACCCACACCCAACTATGAGCGAAGCTGTTATGGAAGCAACTGCAGCGGCTTATGACGAGGTAATTCATTTATAA